A segment of the Bdellovibrio bacteriovorus genome:
GATCCTCCTACATGCTTACACCTCAATCCAATAAGAGGCTGTGATATCCTACACCGTCATTCCTTAAACACATTTTGCTAGGTAACGGAATATTAACCGTTTTGCCATCGACTACGCCACTTGGCCTCGTCTTAGGGCTCGACTAACCCTGGGAAGATTATCTTTACCCAGGAATCCTTGAGTTTTCGGCGCCCGGGTTTTTCACCCGAGTTCAACGCTACTTATGTCAGCATGATCACTTCTAGTTCGTCCAGCTGTCCTACCGGTCAACCTTCATCCTACACTAGAACGCTCCCCTACCACTAAAATATAAAATATCTTAATCCAAAGCTTCGGTAACACGCTTAGCCCCGTTGTATCTTCCGCGCAGAGTCACTAGACTAGTGAGCTATTACGCTTTCTTTAAAGGATTGCTGCTTCTAAGCCAACCTCCTAGTTGTCAAAGTAACTCCACAACGTTCTCCACTGAGCGTGCATTTAGGGACCTTAGCTGTTGGTCTGGGCTCTTTCCCTCTCGACTCATGACCTTATCACCCTGAGTCTGCCTGCCAGGGAACATATCAATGGCATTCGGAGTTTATTTGGGTTTGGTAATCCGGTAAAGACCCCTAGCCCATTCAGTGCTCTACCTCCATGATATTTTTTACCTGACGCTATACCTAAATATATTTCGGGGAGAACCAGCTATCACCCAGTTTGATTGGCCTTTCACCCCTAATCACAGATCATCAAAAGAGTTTTCAACCTCAACTTGTTCGGTCCTCCACGAGGTGTTACCCTCGCTTCAACCTGTCCATGATTAGATCACCGGGTTTCGGGTCTATGCCTGCATACTAAATCGCCCTATTCAGACTCGCTTTCGCTACGGCTCCACCTGCAACGGCTTAACCTCGCATGCAAACATAACTCGCTGACTCATTATGCAAAAGGTACGCTATCGACCACTTAAGGGTCTCTAACTGCTTGTAGACTTACGGTTTCAGGTTCTATTTCACTCCCCTCTCGGGGTTCTTTTCACCTTTCCCTCACGGTACTTGTTCACTATCGGTCACTAAGGAATATTTAGCCTTATGAGGTGGTCCTCACAGATTCCCACAAGATTTCACGTGTCTTGTGGTACTCGGGATGCCGCTAGGGCCTTCGAAGTTTTCGAGTACGGGGCTATCACCCTATCTTGCCAGACTTTCCAGACTGTTACTCTAACTTCTCCGGTCCCACATTGCGGTCCCACGACCCCTCATTCAAATTAATGAATAAGGTTTAGGCTGTTCCCCGTTCGCTCGCCACTACTGGGGGAATCTCGGAATTGATTTCTCTTCCTGAGGGTACTGAGATGTTTCACTTCCCCTCGTTCGCTTCAAACAACTATGTATTCATTGAGTGATACCATAAATGGTGGGTTTCCCCATTCGGAAATCTCCGGATCAAAGTGTGTGTGCCACTCCCCGAAGCTTATCGCAGCTTACCACGTCCTTCATCGCTTCTTAGTGCCAAAGGCATCCACCGTAAGCCCTTTGTAGCTTAAAAAAATGGAACTAACCTCGCTAAAAATCAACTAAATCAATCTATTCAATTGTCAAAGAACGAAAACCGTTCAGCAAAACTCTAACTTACACCGCATTCCAGTACAGTAGAACTTGGTGGGCCTGGGAAGACTCGAACTTCCGACCCCACGCTTATCAAGCGTGTGCTCTAACCAACTGAGCTACAGGCCCGTTAGGCTTCACTCTCTCAAAACTAAACAGCTAGATAGATTTTTGGGACTCACTTACTCGGGAAGAGTAAGTTGACCTAAGATTGGGTCATTTTAACTTATCAAGAACAAGTCTTGATGAAGATTGACCGGATAATCCTTAGAAAGGAGGTGATCCAGCCGCAGGTTCCCCTACGGCTACCTTGTTACGACTTCACCCCAATCATCGACCATACCTTGGGCGCCTGCCTCCTTACGGTTAGCGCAGCGACTTCTGGTACAGCCGACTTTCATGGTGTGACGGGCGGTGTGTACAAGGCCCGGGAACGTATTCACCGCGGCATTCTGATCCGCGATTACTAGCGATTCCAACTTCATGATCTCGAGTTGCAGAGATCAATCTGAACTTAGATAGCTTTTAAGCGATTTGCTCTACCTCGCGGCTTAGCTTCGCTCTGTGACTACCATTGTAGCACGTGTGTAGCCCTAGGCATAAGGGCCATGAGGACTTGACGTCATCCCCACCTTCCTCCGGTTTAACACCGGCAGTCCATCTAGAGTGCCCAACTGAATGCTGGCAACTAAATGCAGGGGTTGCGCTCGTTGCGGGACTTAACCCAACATCTCACGACACGAGCTGACGACAGCCATGCAGCACCTGTGTACCGACCCTTGCGGGCGACGACATTTCTGCCAATCTTCCAGTACATGTCAAGCCTAGGTAAGGTTCTTCGCGTTGCATCGAATTAAACCACATGCTCCACCGCTTGTGCGGGCCCCCGTCAATTTCTTTGAGTTTTAATCTTGCGACCGTACTCCCCAGGCGGGATACTTAACGCGTTAGCTTCGTCACTGAAGGGGTCAATACCTCCAACAACAAGTATCCATCGTTTACGGCGTGGACTACCAGGGTATCTAATCCTGTTTGATCCCCACGCTTTCGGATCTCAGTGTCAGTGTTCGGCCAGTTACCCGCCTTCGCCTCCGGTATTCCTGTTGATATCTACGTATTTCACCACTACACCAACAATTCTAGTAACCTCTCCGACACTCAAGCTTCGCAGTATCAAATGCACTTCCAGGGTTGAGCCCTGGGCTTTCACATCTGACTTACAAAGCCACCTACATCCGCTTTACGCCCAATAATTCCGAACAACGCTAGGATCCCTCGTCTTACCGCGGCTGCTGGCACGAAGTTAGCCGATCCTTTCTTACAGGGTACATTCATTGTGTTATTCCCCTGCGACAGAGCTTTACGACCCGAAGGCCTTCATCACTCACGCGGCGTCGCTGCATCAGAGTTTCCTCCATTGTGCAATATTCCCTACTGCTGCCTCCCGTAGGAGTCTGGACCGTGTCTCAGTTCCAGTGTGACTGATCATCCTCTCAGACCAGTTAAAGATCGTCGCCTTGGTGAGCCGTTACCTCACCAACTAGCTAATCTTACGCGGACTCATCTTAGAGCGAAAAACCTTTGACCCCTTGAGCCGCAGCTCCTGTGGTCTTATGCGGTATTAGCTAATCTTTCGACTAGTTATCCCCCACTCTAAGGCAGATTATCCACGCGTTCCTCACCCGTGCGCCACTAGTACTCACCCGAAAGCTTTCCCCGTTCGACTTGCATGTATTAGGCACGCCGCCAGCGTTTGTTCTGAGCCAGAATCAAACTCTCCAGTTTAAATTCTGTTTAGAAGCAAACAGCTAGCTTTTACGCTATTGTTTGTTCGAATATTTTTTGAAATTGTGAATGATAATTACTCATCATTCAAAGGGACCAAACTGTCTCACGACGTTTTAAACCCAGCTCACGTACCTCTTTAAATGGCGAACAGCCATACCCTTGGGACCGGCTACAGCCCCAGGATGAGATGAGCCGACATCGAGGTGCCAAACACCGCCGTCGATATGAACTCTTGGGCGGTATCAGCCTGTTATCCCCAGAGTACCTTTTATCCGTTGAGCGATGGCCCTTCCATACAGAACCACCGGATCACTATGTCCTGCTTTCGCATCTGCTCGACTTGTCAGTCTCGCAGTTAAGCACGCTTATGCCATTGCACTATTATCACGGTTGCAGACTGCGATCCGGACTACGAATGGTTTTATGGGATTAGCTCCCCCTCGCGGGTTGGCGACCCTCTGTACCATCCATTGTATGACGTGTGTAGCCCTACCTATAAGGGCCATGAGGACTTGACGTCATCCCCACCTTCCTCCGGTTTGTCACCGGCAGTCTCATTAGAGTGCCCAACTAAATGTAGCAACTAATGACAAGGGTTGCGCTCGTTGCGGGACTTAACCCAACATCTCACGACACGAGCTGACGACAGCCATGCAGCACCTGTGTTACGGCTCTCTTTCGAGCACTAAGCCATCTCTGGCGAATTCTTATCTAGCTATTCAGTTTTCAAAGAGCGAACATTTTATCGTGACTTCGTTTTTATTCCGAATCGCGAGGAACCAATCTTATCAAAGATTTTGTCCCCGTCAACTATCTTTTTTCTTTTTCTTAACTTTCGACCTAAGTCTTAGTTACTGAAGAAGAAAAGTTGGTGGAGGCAACAGGGATCGAACCTGCGACCTTCTGAATGCAAATCAGATGCTCTCCCAGCTGAGCTATGCCCCCGAACGAAGTGGAGCTGTTTTCTCGTAAGGGCCGAAAAAGGTCAATAGCTTTTTTTCGAAAATTTAATAACTCACCCTAAGTCTGTTTAATAACTCACCCTAAGTTGCTCAATAAATAACCGAGGCAGGGGCCTCGGTTATTGCAAAAAGCATAGATAAGTATTTGAATTTACGTGATATTAGGCGCTAGCCTTGAATTTTGACGCGAGCAGTCTGTTGAGCCACTTTCTTTCAAAACTAAGGTCGAACCCGACCTTTTCACCACCCGAAACAATAGCTGTATAGACCTTTTTAAGGATTTCAACCTCATGATCCAAGCCGTTGTCGGCGCCCATGGACTCTTCAATAGCCTCGTACACACTCAATAGATCCGGCGTCGTCACCACTTTAGGGATGCGGGACATATCCAGACCCAGCGTCTCGAGTGGTTTGAATCCAACCAGTGTCTCGGTCAGCAGCACTTTTGTACCATTCTTGAAGTTCACCTGAATGAAGGGCTTGCCTTCAGAGTCTGCGCGGTGAAGGACTTCATTCACGTCCTGAGTGTTGAAGGAGAATAATTTCCCGTCTAGATCCTGGCGAATTTGCACTCGGCCTGACTCGTTGATCTTCGCACGAAGACCTTTGGAGGCATCGACAAAATTCAGGATGTGATCTAGCTCAGCATGTGTCGACTTTGTTTTAGAACTGCTCAAATTACCCTCCCCTAATATTATAGGGCGTCTCTAACTTACATTAGAGATATCGACAATCCCTTGAAGGACTTAACAAGAAAACAAAAAAAGATGAGAATCCGGCCTCTTATCCTGTCGCAATTTGAATAAAATTTCGTGATACTGTTTCAAGCCGGGATTCGTCGGCGGCGCGCCTTGTACCGGGCGTTCCGATTTGAGATAAACTGGCCTGAAAGAGGCACACACTATGATCATCACACGTTGGCAAGCTCCGATCATCCCAAGCAAACAGCAAGTTCTTATGATTCTGGAATCAGAGGGCATGGAACCCTATGAACAGATTCTGGAACCCGCAAAGAAAGTCGGCGATCACCGCAAACCCTTTGCTGAGGTGCGAGTTATCATCAGTGGTGAAATGATTTTCAACGTTTCCGGAAATCAGTTCGTCCTGCGCCCTGGGGACCGTGTTGAGATCCCAGGAAACACCCGCTTTTCTTACGTGGCTCAAGGCGGAGAGCCTTGCGTGACTGTTTGCGCACAAAGAGCGATCTAAGTTTTCACCGAAATCAAAAACTAAAAAGCCCCCTTCTTCGCAGACGGGGGCTTTTTTTTATTTCATTCTGGTCGCCGCCTTTACAACCGCCTGAAAAGCAAAGTCGATCGGCTTCTTTATATATAGATCTATTCCTTGTCCTTCTTAAGCTTCATCCAGCTAAGATAATCGCGGATGTTCTTTTCAAAGCCTCTTGTGGTCGGCTCGTAGATGGCGGTCTTTTCAACCTCTTCTGGCAGATAGCTTTGCTCCACCCAGCCCGTCGGATAGTTGTGCGGGTATTTATAGTCCCGGCCGTAGCCCAGATCCTTTGCCAGTGCTGTCTTTGCGGATCGCAAATGCAGAGGCACTGGCAATGTGCGTGTTTTTTCCACCAGTTCGCGCGCTTTATGCAAAGCCATATACGACGCATTGGATTTGGGGCATGACGCCAGATAGGTCGTCACTTGCGAAAGAGTGATGGCTCCTTCCGGAAGGCCAATCGCCTCTACGGCCTGCAAACCTGCGATAGCCACAGAAATGGCGCGTGGATCGGCGTTTCCGATGTCCTCAGACGCCAAAATAATCAAACGGCGCGCAATAAACACCGGGTCTTCCCCGCCATCGAGCATTCTTGCCAGATAGTACATGGCTGCATCCGGATCGCTGCCGCGAATGCTCTTGATAAATGCCGAAATGGTGTCGTAGTGCATTTCAGAGTTCTTGTCATAGCCCAGAGGATTCTGCTGCAGAAGTTCACGCATGTCGTTCACATCCAACAGCGGACCTTCCACATCGTCTTTAGTGAAGGTGTACAGGATCTCAAGGCTGTTGATCAGGCGGCGGGCATCCCCGTCCGAATATTCAAGCAGGTTTTTACGTGCTTCCTCGGTCAGAATCTTGTCCAAAGGCTTTGCATAGTGGGCTTCGGCCCGCTTGACGATCTTATTCAGATCGTCTTCAGACAGACGCTCGAAAATCACCACGCGACAGCGGCTGAGCAAGGCGCGGTTCAGTTCATAGCTGGGATTTTCAGTGGTCGCCCCCACCAGCACCAGATCGCCCTTTTCAACGAAAGGCAAAAGCACGTCCTGCTGGGCTTTGTTAAATCTGTGAATTTCATCCACGAAAAGAATGGTCTTTTGCTGGTACTGAAGACGACGGTCTTTGCCCGCTTCGCCCACTTCCCGCAGCGCCTTGGCGCCGGAGTCCACTGCATTCAGGTGCACATAGTGGGCATTGAAGTGCTGGGACAATGCCAAAGCAAAAGTCGTCTTGCCGGTGCCTGGAGGCCCCCAAATGATCAGACTGGGTAAATAGCCCTTACGAAGCATCTGTCCTAGCTTCGCCTGCGGCCCCAGGGTCTTTTGCTGTCCAAAGATGTCATCCAGCGTCTTGGGACGCAGAATTTCTGACAGCGGTGAAGTTCCATGGGAGGCTTGAGATGCAGAGAAAAGATCCATAGGAGGGTCATAAACCATCCCCTCCCCAGAAGCCACTATTTAATGCAGCTGATCGTGGGTGTATTTGTGCTGCGAGCACCACTAATAGCGTAGCAGACAACCCCGTCGGGTTGCTTAATCTGATAGATCGCCGTTTCAGTGGCTTCCGGCCTGACCAGGATTGTTTCTACGGTTGTCCCATCTGTGAATTGACTGACGGCAAAGGGCTTCATACCTGCCCAAGAAATTCCAATCCCTATCGCCAATGACATTACGACAAGTAAAGTGGCTTTCATATTCACCTCACTTCAAGTTAAGCGAGGACTGCAAAGATGGGTCAAATCATAATAAAAAAGGGCGGTTTTGCCGCCCTTTTTACATATTTCATTTTGTCAGATGACTTAGTCGCCAAGACTTTCGATGGAAATGAAGCCCGTGGTTCTTTCTGGTGTCAGCTCGCCCGTGGAGTCACGAGAGAAGCCGATGATATCAACAGTTCCGGATGCCTGGAATGAATTGGAAGCAGACAACCCACCGCAGATGATCGGACAGGTCATGGAGATGCTCTGAGCCGGTGTGTATCTCTGCGCTGTATCTGTAGGAGCCTTATAGCTTGCGATCTCAGGGCCACCTACGGCTGCTTCCCCTTTGGTCCACCATGTATCGTTCAAGGCCAACAGGTTGTCTCCGGCAAACTCACAAACGTAAGATCCGCCCGAGAATTGAGGGCCTTGGAATTTCAAGCGCACAGAAGCCACAATCAGAGTCTTTTGAACATTCGGCCAAGCAATCGTCAGATACTGCACTTGGAAGAACGCGGCCCCCACGTCATTGGGTGACGGGTTGCTGGAGTCCTCAGTGCGTTTAGTGATGCAGCTCTTCGCCGAAGCATTGATCACATAGGTGCGGGATGGCGACACCGTCGTCGAAAGCTGACTTGCTTCCTGCGAGCAGTTTGGCAGGGTTACTGCCACCAATGCCAACAATAAAACTTTCCAGTGTCGCATGGGTCCTCCTCGTTAGAAGTCGGTGGTTGTCGGATTGCCTGCGTTGCTGTCGATCTGACCCATGATTCTTGGAGTCAGGAAGATCAACAACTCAGACTTTTCCTTGGAGATGTTCTTGGTTTTAAACAGATAACTTACGAATGGCAATTCGCGGAACCAAGGAACACCCACTTCACCGTCTGTGGCATCACTTTGATAAATACCACCAATAACAGCGGTCTGACCGTTTTTCACCAGAACACGGGTGTTGGCTTCACGGCTGTTCACCGCAAATGCACCCTGACCGGCACTGGACACGTCAGCACCACGGAATTGTCTGTTAACCAGTACTTTCATGATAACAGATCCATCCGCCGTTACCTGTGGAGTCACCTCAAGTTTCAACGTCAATGGTTTGAACTGGAACGTTTCCTGAGTCGCTGTCCCATTCTGAGTCACCTGACGAACCGGAACTTCCGTTGTCTGGTTGATGTCGGCTTTTTCATTGGACAGAGTCATGATCCGCGGAGCAGAGATGATTTTAACCTGCTCTTCGCTTTCGTTCAGAGCCAAAGCCGCTGACAGTGTACCGAAGACATCCAAAGTACCCACATTCAGGTTGAAGTTCAAAGCACCGGAAGAACCCGCCGCACTTTGATTCACGTTGAACGATGGATTCATGTTCACCGGACCACGGGAAGTGGAGCCCAGCTTGATTGGCGCGCCCGTCGCACTCCAGTTCACACCGATATTGCGAGTGAAGCTTTCTTTGGCCTCAACGATTTTACCTTCGATGGACACTTGCGCCGGCTGCGTATCAAGGCTGGCGATCAATCTTGCCGCTCTTTCGAGATTTTCTTCGATATCGGTCACAACCAAAGCATTCGTACGAACGTCGCCGACGACACGGCCACGATCACCCAGGAAATCTTTGATTTTCTTTTCAAGCTCGTCCACTTTGGCGTAGCTGACCGGGAACATGCGAACCTTCAAAGGCTCCAGGTTCTTTCTGGCTTGCGCCAGTTTTGTTGCATCGTCTTCTTCCGCTTTCAGATCCTGAAGTGGAGCGATACGCAAAACATTGCCCTGACGGGTGTAACCCAGCTTTTTGGCTTTCATGATCACGACCAGCGCCTGGTCCCAAGGAACCTGACGCAGTTTCAGGCTGACTGCACCTTTGACGTCTTCAGAGATCACCATGTTCACGCCGGATTCTTCAGTGATGAAGTTCAAAGCGTCACGGATGTCCATGTTGCTGGTCTCGATAGAGATCTTTTTACCGTAGAATTTGGTGTTGCCCGCAAGGAACTCTGTCAGATTCTGGCTTGGCAGAATGTTGTTGTCTTCCATCGCTGTGCTGACGTCAGTCACTTCGGCCGCTTCCGCAGGAGCAGATCCGCTGGCCACGATCAGAAGGCTGTTGCCTTCCTGCTGAACTGCCGGCTCGCCAACACCTTCACGCATCTGGATCACAAAGCGTGCGGTAGAAGAACCCGGGTTTTGATAGGCATCAATCGCCCCCACGCTGCCTTTGATGTCTTTGGTGTTCAAAGAGCGTTTCAAACGGTCTGGCAGGTTGGCATTATCCACTTCAATGATGAACTGGCGCAGATCCGGATTTGTGCGGGTGGTGTACGTCAAAGGACGATCCCCCTGCACGATCACAGTTCCGCCGGTTTCGTTGGCGCGGAACTTAAGGTCCGTGATGTTTGCCGGAGCTCCGGATGGAACGGCCGCAATTGTTTCAGTCACCGGAGCCGGTGCCGGCTCGGTGATGGACGGCTGATCCGCAAATGGATCAGGCGTCGTTTCCGTCACGGTCGGTTCCGGAGTTTGCGCAGGAACATCCGCAACAGAACTGTCTGCAAACGGATCTTCCGTCGGGCTGGTTTCTTCAGGAGCCGGAGCTGGCGTATCGGCCACTTGTTCCTGGCCGCCCGCCTCGTTCACTTCCTCTTCGATGGCCAGATCCTGGTCACCGGCAGGAGCTGCCTGAGATTCAGCCTGGGCAGGTTGTTGATTGTCGATTTCATCGAATTCTGCAAAGTCATCAGAAGCTGAATCAGCCGCTGGAGCGCTTTCATCCGCAGATGTCACATCTGCAGAGGAATCCATGCCATCCAAAGACAGATCGTCTTCAACCGGACGGCTTGCACAGGAAGTCAGAGAGGCAATCATTGCGCTCAGGATTACTAATCTAATGAATCCGTTCATTAGTTCCTCCTCTTAAAAGATAACTACTTTTTTAACTCCATAATGCGTGACTCTTTGAAGGCTTTGCCGTCGTCGTATTTGGTTTCCACGACAACAACCTCCCCTTCACGGATCGCCGCCACGAATCCTTCGCTTCGGCCGATCTTGGAGTTTTTAGTCACTACAAACACAGCCCCATCCGGATCTTTGATCATCGCACGAGGTGTTCTCACATCCCACAAAATACCCACGACCTGTAAACGATCAACTTCCCAGCGCTGCAGAGGCTCGAGAATCTCGTTTGGACGAGCCGCCTCCGGGCCTGCTGGGCGGACCGTTTTAAAGACCTTGAACGGGTCTCTTTTCCCGGTCGGATCGTAGATGTAACCATCACTGGACAAAATCTGCTGCGGAGCCGGAGCTGTCATCTGATCCCCAACCGGCATTTCATTGGCCGGAGGCGGAGGAATCTGTGCTGGCACATCCGCTGTTGGCGGAGTTTGCGCTGCCGGAGTGCCGGCTGGAGGTGGACTGCCCGCTGGGGTGCCACCGGCTGGAGGCACCTGAGTGTTTTCAACCTCTTTCAGAAATTCCGCTGGAAGATCACCGTTAGCCGGAGCATCCTGCGAATGCGCCGGTGCCATGAACTTCATGCTGACCGCAAAGGCCAGCCAAAGTCCCAGAGAGGCCACTAAAATGTAAGACACAATCCATCTTACAGACTTCACTGAGGGTTCTCCGTTGTAGCAGGCTTCTTCTCTTCAGGGGCCAGCTTGTAACCAACCACCTGACCTTCAAACTTCAATTTACGGGAGCCCGGTTCGCTTTCAGAGATCACAACATTCTGAACGCGCGCCATACGCTCGGCCGTGGACACCAGGAAAGTGAACTGGGCCAGCTCTGCGTAACTGCCCTCAAGGGACACTTCAACAGGAACCTCTTCCACGACTTCTTTTTTAATGTTTTCACCCGGTTTTTTCGACTTCACGCTGACGCCGGCATTACGGGCGAAATCATCGATCGCCTTATTGATATCAATAGAGAACAGCACCGCCGGCAAACGACGGGAGATCTCCTGATACTTCTGGCTCAGTTGACCGACTTTTTCCTGCATCTCCTGAACCTGTTTCAGGGTTGCATCGGTGTCTTTCTTTTTGTTTTCTTCTTCCTGCAACTGCTGATTCACAGTGACGATTTGAGCGTCGACAGCGGAACCGTCGTCGTACATGAAGTTCCAATACATGGCGGTCAGGCCCAGGCCGATCACCAGGATTTTACCAATTGTCTGGACTGCGAGCAGATCAAATAGCTTATTCATTCGCTCTCTCCAACAAACAACTGATTTCAAACTTCTTCAAACTGACCCCGTCCGTCACCGTTTCACTGGAGCTGACAAGGTTTACATCCATCAGGAACACACTCTTGGTCAAAGCCTCCAGGAACTGAGAGACCTCGAAGTCACTCAATGCAAGACCCTGGATGTTTACACGTGTCGGGTTCACCTGAACGCGGGTCAACCACGCTTTTTCAGGAATCACTGTCTGCAACAGATCCAATACACGGATCTCACGCTGACGGTCTTTGGAGATCTTCTCCAAAGCAGAAATACGAGCCTCCATCAGAGCCTCGTCCTCTTTGAACTTTTTAATCTCGGCCACGGAATCCGCAGCTTTGGCGTTGTAGGTCTGAAGCTCCGCCAGAATCTGGTTTTTGGAGTTCAGCTCTGCCACCTTGCCCGGCACGTTCTGATTTTCGTAAATATACAAAGCTAAAGGTCCGATCAGCAAAAGCACGAGACGCTTCAGCGCCTCTTTGCGGATCTCATCAGCCCCCATGAAGGAGTCAGAAGAAATCCCCAGAGAAGCCCCGATGGAGCCCCCACCAGAGGTTGACGCTTGTGATGCCAGATTGATCTTGATCATGTCGCATCCCCCTGTTCACGCAGGGCCAGCCCCGTTACAACCCCGGCAAAGGAGCTGATCTGATCAAGATATTCAGGAGAGAATTTTTTCGGATTGGCCTTCACACGCAGGAACGGATTGAACGGTTCCATCAGAATCCCGGTCACACGGGAAACCGTTTCCACCAGTCCGGAGGTCGCAGAGCTTCCACCCGTGTAGAAACAACGGCTTAGAACCAGACCGTTCGTGGTGGCACTTAGGAAATCCAAACTGCTGCGGATTTCTTCCGTCACCGCCTCGTTGGTCGCACTGATGATGCTGTGAACTTCGTCCGGAACTTCACGGCGGGAAATCGCACTGAGCTTCAACGCTTCGGCTTCCGCCACAGTCACACCCATCGCTTTGTGGATTTCATTGGTGTAGTTGGCTCCACCCACCGGAATGTCACGGCAGAAAATCACTTCGCCGTTTTGAAGCACGACGAAGTTTGTG
Coding sequences within it:
- a CDS encoding cupin domain-containing protein, which produces MIITRWQAPIIPSKQQVLMILESEGMEPYEQILEPAKKVGDHRKPFAEVRVIISGEMIFNVSGNQFVLRPGDRVEIPGNTRFSYVAQGGEPCVTVCAQRAI
- a CDS encoding replication-associated recombination protein A: MDLFSASQASHGTSPLSEILRPKTLDDIFGQQKTLGPQAKLGQMLRKGYLPSLIIWGPPGTGKTTFALALSQHFNAHYVHLNAVDSGAKALREVGEAGKDRRLQYQQKTILFVDEIHRFNKAQQDVLLPFVEKGDLVLVGATTENPSYELNRALLSRCRVVIFERLSEDDLNKIVKRAEAHYAKPLDKILTEEARKNLLEYSDGDARRLINSLEILYTFTKDDVEGPLLDVNDMRELLQQNPLGYDKNSEMHYDTISAFIKSIRGSDPDAAMYYLARMLDGGEDPVFIARRLIILASEDIGNADPRAISVAIAGLQAVEAIGLPEGAITLSQVTTYLASCPKSNASYMALHKARELVEKTRTLPVPLHLRSAKTALAKDLGYGRDYKYPHNYPTGWVEQSYLPEEVEKTAIYEPTTRGFEKNIRDYLSWMKLKKDKE
- the pilQ gene encoding type IV pilus secretin PilQ; the encoded protein is MNGFIRLVILSAMIASLTSCASRPVEDDLSLDGMDSSADVTSADESAPAADSASDDFAEFDEIDNQQPAQAESQAAPAGDQDLAIEEEVNEAGGQEQVADTPAPAPEETSPTEDPFADSSVADVPAQTPEPTVTETTPDPFADQPSITEPAPAPVTETIAAVPSGAPANITDLKFRANETGGTVIVQGDRPLTYTTRTNPDLRQFIIEVDNANLPDRLKRSLNTKDIKGSVGAIDAYQNPGSSTARFVIQMREGVGEPAVQQEGNSLLIVASGSAPAEAAEVTDVSTAMEDNNILPSQNLTEFLAGNTKFYGKKISIETSNMDIRDALNFITEESGVNMVISEDVKGAVSLKLRQVPWDQALVVIMKAKKLGYTRQGNVLRIAPLQDLKAEEDDATKLAQARKNLEPLKVRMFPVSYAKVDELEKKIKDFLGDRGRVVGDVRTNALVVTDIEENLERAARLIASLDTQPAQVSIEGKIVEAKESFTRNIGVNWSATGAPIKLGSTSRGPVNMNPSFNVNQSAAGSSGALNFNLNVGTLDVFGTLSAALALNESEEQVKIISAPRIMTLSNEKADINQTTEVPVRQVTQNGTATQETFQFKPLTLKLEVTPQVTADGSVIMKVLVNRQFRGADVSSAGQGAFAVNSREANTRVLVKNGQTAVIGGIYQSDATDGEVGVPWFRELPFVSYLFKTKNISKEKSELLIFLTPRIMGQIDSNAGNPTTTDF
- a CDS encoding pilus assembly protein PilP, whose translation is MSYILVASLGLWLAFAVSMKFMAPAHSQDAPANGDLPAEFLKEVENTQVPPAGGTPAGSPPPAGTPAAQTPPTADVPAQIPPPPANEMPVGDQMTAPAPQQILSSDGYIYDPTGKRDPFKVFKTVRPAGPEAARPNEILEPLQRWEVDRLQVVGILWDVRTPRAMIKDPDGAVFVVTKNSKIGRSEGFVAAIREGEVVVVETKYDDGKAFKESRIMELKK
- a CDS encoding type 4a pilus biogenesis protein PilO, with protein sequence MNKLFDLLAVQTIGKILVIGLGLTAMYWNFMYDDGSAVDAQIVTVNQQLQEEENKKKDTDATLKQVQEMQEKVGQLSQKYQEISRRLPAVLFSIDINKAIDDFARNAGVSVKSKKPGENIKKEVVEEVPVEVSLEGSYAELAQFTFLVSTAERMARVQNVVISESEPGSRKLKFEGQVVGYKLAPEEKKPATTENPQ
- a CDS encoding PilN domain-containing protein, whose product is MIKINLASQASTSGGGSIGASLGISSDSFMGADEIRKEALKRLVLLLIGPLALYIYENQNVPGKVAELNSKNQILAELQTYNAKAADSVAEIKKFKEDEALMEARISALEKISKDRQREIRVLDLLQTVIPEKAWLTRVQVNPTRVNIQGLALSDFEVSQFLEALTKSVFLMDVNLVSSSETVTDGVSLKKFEISCLLERANE